The Mesobacillus jeotgali genome window below encodes:
- the spoVS gene encoding stage V sporulation protein SpoVS yields the protein MEILKVSAKSNPNSVAGALAGVLRERGGAEIQAIGAGALNQAVKAVAIARGFVAPSGVDLICIPAFTDILIDGEERTAIKLIVEPR from the coding sequence ATGGAGATATTAAAAGTTTCAGCAAAATCTAATCCTAATTCTGTAGCTGGTGCGCTTGCTGGAGTACTGCGCGAAAGAGGGGGCGCAGAAATTCAGGCTATCGGGGCGGGTGCATTGAATCAGGCCGTTAAGGCAGTAGCGATCGCAAGAGGGTTCGTAGCACCTAGCGGAGTCGATTTAATTTGCATCCCGGCATTTACTGATATCCTGATTGATGGCGAGGAACGGACAGCCATTAAATTGATTGTTGAACCCAGATGA
- a CDS encoding 2-oxoacid:acceptor oxidoreductase subunit alpha: protein MINQLSWKVGGQQGEGIESTGEIFSIALNRLGYYLYGYRHFSSRIKGGHTNNKIRVSTTEVRSISDDLDILVAFDQETIDVNYKELHENGVIIADSKFDPKKPEDTQAAMYAVPFTEMATELGTSLMKNMVAIGATSAILDLDIQVFEEVVQEIFGRKGQQVVDKNMEAIKAGYEYTKQQLGGAETMQLEKADGQKRMFMIGNDAIAMGALAGGCRFMAAYPITPASEIMEYLIKKLPALGGTVIQTEDEIAAVTMTIGANYGGVRALTASAGPGLSLKMEAIGLSGITETPLVIVDTQRGGPSTGLPTKQEQSDLMAMIYGTHGEIPKIVFAPSTVQEAFYDAAEAFNLAEEYQCPVIMLTDLQLSLGKQTVEPLEFDKVEVRRGKLATEALPEIDNKGYFKRYEVTEDGVSPRVIPGMKNGIHHVTGVEHDETGKPSESAANRIAQMDKRMRKISNLKFNTPIHKNAPHEEADLLIVGFNSTRGAIEEAMGRLEKDGLKVNHAHVRLIHPFPADEMMQLVQSAKKVAVIENNATGQLANIMKMNVGSHEKIHKILKYDGNPFLPQEVHTKCKELF, encoded by the coding sequence ATGATCAATCAACTTTCATGGAAAGTTGGCGGACAGCAGGGAGAAGGAATTGAATCTACCGGGGAAATTTTCTCTATTGCATTGAACCGTCTAGGCTACTACTTGTATGGCTACCGTCACTTTTCATCACGTATCAAGGGCGGACACACAAATAACAAGATTCGAGTGAGCACTACAGAGGTTCGATCTATTTCTGACGATTTAGATATTCTTGTAGCTTTCGATCAGGAAACGATCGATGTAAACTACAAAGAATTGCATGAGAACGGCGTAATTATTGCTGATTCTAAGTTTGACCCAAAAAAGCCTGAGGACACTCAAGCTGCGATGTATGCGGTTCCATTTACGGAAATGGCTACAGAATTGGGAACATCTCTTATGAAAAACATGGTTGCCATTGGTGCGACTAGTGCAATTTTAGACTTGGATATCCAGGTTTTCGAAGAAGTCGTCCAGGAAATTTTCGGACGCAAAGGACAACAAGTTGTCGATAAAAATATGGAAGCTATCAAAGCTGGCTACGAATATACGAAACAACAATTAGGCGGCGCTGAGACAATGCAGCTTGAAAAAGCTGATGGACAGAAGCGCATGTTCATGATTGGTAACGACGCAATTGCTATGGGTGCACTTGCAGGCGGCTGCCGTTTCATGGCTGCATACCCAATCACACCTGCTTCAGAAATCATGGAATATTTGATCAAGAAGCTTCCTGCTCTTGGCGGAACAGTAATCCAGACGGAAGACGAAATCGCTGCTGTCACTATGACGATCGGCGCTAACTACGGTGGTGTACGTGCCCTTACAGCTTCAGCTGGACCTGGTCTTTCATTGAAGATGGAAGCAATCGGTCTTTCTGGTATCACAGAAACTCCGCTTGTCATTGTTGACACACAGCGTGGCGGTCCGTCAACAGGACTTCCTACAAAACAGGAGCAGTCAGATTTAATGGCAATGATTTATGGTACTCATGGTGAGATTCCTAAAATTGTTTTTGCTCCAAGTACTGTTCAGGAAGCATTCTACGATGCAGCTGAAGCATTCAACCTCGCTGAAGAATATCAGTGCCCTGTCATTATGCTGACTGACCTTCAGTTATCTTTAGGAAAGCAGACAGTTGAACCGCTTGAGTTCGACAAAGTGGAAGTACGCCGCGGCAAATTGGCTACGGAAGCACTCCCTGAAATTGACAATAAAGGCTACTTCAAGCGTTATGAAGTAACTGAAGATGGTGTTTCACCACGAGTGATTCCTGGAATGAAGAACGGAATCCACCACGTTACTGGTGTTGAGCACGATGAAACAGGAAAACCATCAGAATCTGCTGCTAACCGTATTGCGCAAATGGATAAGCGTATGCGCAAAATCAGCAATCTGAAATTCAATACGCCTATCCACAAGAATGCTCCGCATGAGGAAGCTGATCTGTTGATCGTAGGTTTCAACTCTACAAGAGGTGCAATTGAAGAAGCAATGGGTAGGCTTGAGAAGGATGGTTTGAAAGTGAACCACGCACATGTGCGCCTAATACATCCATTCCCGGCTGATGAAATGATGCAGCTTGTTCAATCTGCAAAGAAAGTTGCGGTTATCGAAAATAATGCGACAGGACAGCTGGCAAACATCATGAAAATGAATGTCGGAAGTCATGAGAAGATCCATAAGATCCTCAAGTATGACGGAAATCCATTCTTGCCGCAGGAAGTCCACACAAAATGCAAGGAGTTGTTCTAG
- a CDS encoding outer spore coat protein CotE, with amino-acid sequence MGDYREIITKAVVAKGRKFTQSNHTINPAHNPSSILGAWVINHKYKAKKVGKVVEVNGSYEANIWYSFDDNTRTEVVTEKVTYCDVIKLKYRDPDCLDDHDVLVEVLQQPNCIEAVISPNGNKIIVHVEREFLVEVIGETKVCVVTHPGGCDCDDDEWGHGVDDDEFEDLNPDFLLGEEE; translated from the coding sequence ATGGGAGATTACAGAGAGATTATTACGAAAGCCGTCGTAGCGAAAGGACGCAAGTTCACGCAGTCCAATCATACGATCAACCCAGCGCATAATCCGAGCAGCATTCTGGGCGCTTGGGTCATAAACCATAAGTATAAGGCAAAAAAAGTAGGGAAAGTGGTCGAAGTAAACGGGTCTTACGAGGCCAATATCTGGTACTCCTTTGATGATAATACAAGAACTGAAGTAGTGACGGAGAAAGTAACTTACTGCGATGTCATCAAACTGAAGTACCGTGATCCTGATTGCTTGGATGACCATGATGTCCTGGTCGAGGTTCTGCAGCAGCCTAACTGCATAGAAGCGGTCATTTCGCCTAATGGCAATAAAATCATCGTTCACGTCGAGAGGGAATTCCTTGTAGAGGTCATCGGTGAAACAAAGGTATGTGTTGTCACTCATCCAGGCGGATGCGACTGCGATGATGATGAGTGGGGCCATGGTGTCGATGATGACGAATTTGAAGATTTGAACCCAGACTTCCTTCTAGGAGAGGAAGAATAA
- a CDS encoding molecular chaperone TorD family protein, whose protein sequence is MIGLNNKTECANDFLILADLYKLPTIDIWDEIKEQDLLKRLEASIKDHYNIALSLEEFLPENYAEFQEIYKSSIGSTQTDAALPIESLYKPWTQDETCTLPFARDKGYVLGDSALHINYLLEKLKIEIPVELQGMPDHLAILLELLAYFIEHAPEQFIAEFIDDHFDWLEEFESQLSKATEHLFYQRMTRLLIGTVKAYRNTYL, encoded by the coding sequence GTGATTGGATTAAATAACAAAACAGAGTGTGCGAACGATTTTTTAATCCTTGCAGATTTATATAAGCTTCCAACTATAGATATCTGGGATGAGATTAAAGAACAGGATCTTCTAAAGAGGCTGGAAGCATCTATCAAGGATCATTACAATATTGCTTTATCTTTAGAGGAATTTCTGCCTGAAAATTATGCTGAATTTCAGGAAATATACAAGAGCTCAATTGGTAGCACGCAAACAGATGCGGCACTTCCGATTGAATCGCTGTATAAACCGTGGACACAGGATGAAACGTGCACTCTCCCCTTTGCAAGGGATAAGGGCTACGTCCTGGGTGATTCTGCGTTACATATCAACTATCTGTTAGAGAAGCTGAAGATCGAGATTCCTGTTGAACTACAGGGCATGCCGGATCACTTGGCAATCCTGCTGGAGTTGCTGGCCTATTTCATAGAACATGCTCCAGAACAGTTTATTGCAGAATTTATTGATGATCATTTCGATTGGCTGGAGGAATTCGAATCCCAGCTTTCGAAAGCAACAGAGCATCTCTTTTATCAGAGAATGACGAGATTATTGATCGGAACTGTGAAGGCATATCGAAACACTTATCTGTGA
- a CDS encoding 4Fe-4S dicluster domain-containing protein, which translates to MSLLTNWLESLSYELDISESCTRKISPLSTCSACMDECPDEAIIFEDGKILIDDKRCSSCGVCITACPVQAVKGQSPSRKVIQKYLLLEQNSPLPAIMELLYYHKKGIRFIHQHALNADLVDRISQVNEILGAMQLEQLQATNQIVLEEKEQPRLSRRDFFAKLSSDSKKTVLSSVTPVKWRFNENNFKPSALFKDWSFYKVRISEDECTLCEGCFNVCPPGIFSLGEKELILNENQCIGCNLCMDICGTSAIKVELKINQAPPVSYNLHQNTCTQCKSGFHAWEESDCCHVCSTTEKPNFFL; encoded by the coding sequence ATGTCTCTGTTAACTAATTGGCTTGAAAGCCTTAGCTACGAGCTCGATATCTCGGAATCCTGCACAAGGAAGATCAGTCCGCTAAGTACCTGCTCTGCTTGTATGGACGAATGCCCAGATGAAGCCATCATTTTTGAGGATGGCAAGATACTCATTGATGATAAAAGATGCTCATCTTGCGGCGTATGTATCACAGCCTGTCCAGTACAGGCGGTCAAAGGGCAATCGCCTTCAAGAAAGGTCATCCAGAAATATCTCCTGCTCGAGCAGAATTCACCACTTCCAGCCATAATGGAATTGCTTTACTACCATAAAAAAGGAATACGCTTTATTCATCAGCATGCATTAAATGCGGATTTAGTAGACAGGATTAGCCAAGTCAATGAAATCCTTGGTGCAATGCAGCTCGAGCAGCTTCAGGCTACAAACCAGATTGTCTTGGAGGAAAAAGAGCAGCCCAGATTATCAAGGCGCGATTTTTTTGCAAAGCTTTCATCAGACAGCAAGAAAACCGTCCTCTCTTCTGTGACACCTGTAAAATGGCGTTTCAACGAGAACAATTTTAAACCATCAGCCCTTTTTAAAGATTGGTCATTTTATAAAGTGAGGATTAGCGAGGATGAATGTACATTATGTGAAGGCTGTTTTAATGTCTGTCCGCCTGGCATATTCAGCCTCGGTGAAAAGGAGCTAATATTGAACGAGAACCAATGTATTGGGTGCAATCTATGCATGGACATTTGCGGTACAAGTGCAATCAAAGTGGAGCTAAAGATTAATCAGGCGCCACCTGTCTCTTACAACCTGCATCAGAACACATGCACACAATGCAAAAGTGGCTTCCATGCCTGGGAGGAATCTGATTGCTGTCATGTTTGCAGTACAACTGAAAAGCCTAACTTCTTCCTTTAG
- the rny gene encoding ribonuclease Y has protein sequence MDLIISIISILLGLFVGAVVGYFYRKSVAEAKIAGAKNAAEQIVEDAKREAEAMKKEALLEAKDENHKLRTEAEREIRERRNELQKQENRLLQKEENLDRKDESLNKRENLLEKKDDALSRRQQHIEEMESKVDEMVRNQQTELERISGLTRDEAKSIILERTEQELAHDIALMIKENENRAKEESDKKAKEVLSLAIQRCAADHVAETTVSVVNLPNDEMKGRIIGREGRNIRTLETLTGIDLIIDDTPEAVILSGFDPIRRETARLALDKLVQDGRIHPARIEEMVEKARREVDEHIREVGEQTTFEVGVHGLHPDLIKILGRLKYRTSYGQNVLKHSMEVAQLSGLLAAELGEDETLARRAGLLHDIGKAIDHEVEGSHVEIGVELATKYKEHPVVINSIASHHGDTEPTSIIAVLVAAADALSAARPGARSEALENYIRRLERLEEISESYEGVEKSFAIQAGREIRIMVRPDQIDDLQAHRLARDIRKKIEEELDYPGHIKVTVIRETRAVEYAK, from the coding sequence ATGGATCTAATTATTTCAATCATCTCCATTTTGCTTGGCCTATTCGTCGGTGCAGTTGTTGGCTATTTTTATCGTAAATCCGTTGCGGAAGCAAAAATTGCAGGTGCCAAAAACGCCGCAGAACAAATTGTTGAAGATGCGAAGCGTGAGGCAGAGGCTATGAAGAAAGAGGCCCTGCTGGAGGCTAAGGATGAAAATCACAAGCTGCGTACTGAAGCAGAACGTGAAATTCGTGAACGAAGAAATGAACTGCAAAAACAAGAAAATCGTTTATTGCAAAAAGAGGAGAATCTTGATCGAAAAGATGAGTCGTTGAACAAACGCGAAAATCTTTTAGAGAAGAAAGATGACGCTCTTTCCAGAAGACAACAGCATATTGAAGAGATGGAAAGCAAAGTGGACGAGATGGTACGAAATCAGCAGACTGAACTAGAACGCATCTCGGGCTTAACGCGTGATGAGGCTAAATCCATCATTTTGGAGCGTACTGAGCAAGAACTTGCTCACGACATTGCACTAATGATTAAGGAAAACGAAAACAGGGCGAAAGAAGAATCCGATAAGAAAGCGAAAGAAGTACTTTCACTTGCCATTCAAAGGTGTGCAGCAGATCATGTTGCAGAAACGACTGTATCGGTCGTAAACCTTCCGAATGACGAAATGAAAGGGCGTATTATCGGTCGTGAGGGACGGAATATCCGCACCCTGGAAACGTTGACGGGAATTGATCTCATTATTGATGACACTCCGGAAGCAGTTATCCTTTCTGGATTTGACCCTATCAGACGTGAAACAGCCCGTCTAGCTCTAGACAAGCTTGTCCAGGATGGACGTATTCATCCGGCTCGAATCGAGGAAATGGTGGAAAAAGCGCGCCGTGAAGTTGACGAACATATTCGTGAGGTTGGGGAACAGACTACCTTCGAAGTGGGAGTACACGGACTGCATCCAGATCTTATCAAGATTCTTGGCCGCTTGAAATATCGTACAAGCTACGGACAGAATGTACTTAAACATTCTATGGAAGTAGCCCAATTGTCCGGATTGCTTGCCGCAGAACTAGGTGAAGATGAAACTCTAGCTCGCCGCGCAGGACTCCTGCATGATATCGGAAAGGCTATTGACCATGAGGTAGAAGGAAGCCATGTTGAAATCGGCGTAGAGCTCGCTACTAAATATAAGGAGCATCCAGTTGTTATCAACAGTATTGCTTCTCACCATGGTGATACTGAGCCGACTTCGATCATTGCAGTACTTGTTGCTGCTGCTGATGCATTATCAGCTGCAAGGCCAGGTGCCCGCAGCGAAGCGCTTGAAAACTATATCCGCCGTCTTGAAAGGCTGGAAGAGATTTCTGAATCCTATGAAGGAGTCGAAAAATCATTCGCAATTCAGGCAGGGAGAGAAATCAGGATCATGGTTAGGCCAGATCAAATCGATGACTTGCAGGCACACCGCCTCGCACGGGATATTCGCAAGAAAATCGAGGAAGAGCTCGATTATCCTGGACATATCAAGGTTACAGTCATTCGTGAGACACGGGCAGTTGAATATGCAAAATAA
- a CDS encoding 2-oxoacid:ferredoxin oxidoreductase subunit beta, with translation MATFKEFRNNVKPNWCPGCGDFSVQAAMQRAAANVGLEPEDLAVISGIGCSGRISGYINSYGFHGIHGRALPIAQGVKMANRDLTVIASGGDGDGFAIGMGHTVHAIRRNINITYIVMDNQIYGLTKGQTSPRSAAGFKTKSTPAGSIEQAISPMELALTAGATFVAQSFSTDLKDLTALIEAGIKHEGFSLINVFSPCVTYNKVNTYDWFKENLTKLSDIEGYDPSNREAAMQTLMQHNGLVTGLIYQNTERKSYQDLVSGYSETPLSKADLKLDQAHFDKLVAEFM, from the coding sequence ATGGCGACTTTTAAAGAATTTCGCAATAATGTAAAACCAAACTGGTGCCCAGGCTGCGGCGACTTCTCTGTACAGGCGGCCATGCAGCGTGCGGCTGCAAATGTGGGTTTAGAACCTGAAGATCTCGCGGTAATTTCTGGTATCGGCTGTTCAGGCCGTATCTCTGGATATATCAATTCATACGGTTTCCATGGTATCCATGGACGTGCACTACCTATTGCACAGGGCGTAAAGATGGCCAACCGTGATTTGACAGTCATCGCTTCTGGTGGTGATGGAGACGGATTCGCAATCGGTATGGGACATACAGTCCATGCAATCCGCCGAAACATCAACATCACATACATTGTCATGGACAACCAGATTTACGGTCTGACAAAGGGACAAACATCCCCGCGTTCGGCTGCTGGCTTCAAGACAAAATCAACTCCTGCAGGTTCCATCGAGCAGGCCATTTCTCCAATGGAATTGGCTTTGACAGCTGGCGCTACTTTCGTGGCACAAAGCTTCTCGACTGACCTGAAAGACTTGACAGCGCTGATCGAAGCTGGAATCAAGCATGAGGGTTTCTCATTGATCAACGTATTCAGCCCTTGTGTAACTTACAACAAGGTAAACACTTACGATTGGTTCAAAGAAAACCTGACAAAGCTTAGCGATATTGAAGGATACGATCCATCAAACCGTGAAGCAGCAATGCAGACTTTGATGCAGCATAATGGATTGGTTACAGGACTAATCTATCAAAATACAGAGCGTAAGTCTTATCAGGATCTGGTAAGCGGTTATTCTGAAACTCCGTTGTCAAAAGCAGACCTTAAGCTTGATCAAGCTCATTTTGATAAGCTGGTTGCTGAATTCATGTAA
- a CDS encoding RicAFT regulatory complex protein RicA family protein, producing the protein MAKYNKDDIIQRSREIARMIAETEEVDFFKRAEAQIHENEKVKTLISSIKGLQKQAVNFQHYGKTEALKKTEAKIAQLEQQLDEIPVVQEFKQSQLDVNELLQLVATTISNTVTDEVVASTGGDVLRGETGASLKNGESCHTHNH; encoded by the coding sequence TTGGCAAAATACAATAAAGATGACATTATCCAGCGCTCAAGAGAAATCGCAAGAATGATTGCGGAAACAGAAGAAGTTGACTTTTTCAAACGTGCAGAAGCACAGATCCATGAGAATGAAAAAGTGAAAACACTTATTTCTTCTATTAAAGGCCTTCAAAAACAGGCTGTTAACTTCCAGCATTACGGAAAAACAGAGGCGCTGAAGAAGACTGAAGCAAAAATTGCTCAATTAGAGCAGCAGCTAGACGAGATTCCGGTGGTCCAGGAATTCAAGCAATCACAGCTCGATGTGAATGAATTGCTTCAGCTAGTGGCAACAACTATTTCCAATACGGTAACAGATGAAGTGGTTGCATCAACTGGTGGAGATGTGCTTCGCGGTGAAACGGGAGCATCTTTGAAAAACGGAGAAAGCTGCCATACACATAACCATTAA
- a CDS encoding TIGR00282 family metallophosphoesterase: protein MRILFVGDVVGSPGRDMVTEYLPKLKGKFRPTVTIINGENAASGKGITEKIYRQFLEQGAQAVTLGNHAWDNRDIFEFIDSAKYLVRPANFPEEVPGKGIVYLKINQEELAIINLQGRTFLTPIDCPFKKADELIEEARKRTSLIFVDFHAEATSEKQAMGWYLDGRVSAVVGTHTHVQTADERILPSGTAFLTDVGMTGPYDGILGVEKEAVLRRFMTSLPTRFEVAKDGRNQLSAVLIDLDKKTGKAVKIQKILINEDHPFYE, encoded by the coding sequence ATGAGAATTTTATTTGTAGGGGATGTCGTAGGTTCCCCTGGCAGGGATATGGTTACGGAATATTTGCCTAAGCTAAAAGGAAAATTTCGACCGACTGTTACCATCATAAATGGTGAGAATGCAGCGAGCGGTAAAGGAATAACAGAGAAGATTTACAGGCAGTTTCTCGAGCAGGGCGCCCAGGCAGTGACTTTAGGCAACCACGCGTGGGATAATCGTGATATTTTTGAATTCATCGATTCTGCTAAATATCTGGTAAGGCCAGCCAATTTTCCTGAAGAAGTACCTGGGAAAGGGATAGTCTATTTAAAGATCAACCAGGAGGAACTGGCAATAATCAACCTGCAGGGCCGTACTTTCTTGACGCCAATAGATTGCCCATTTAAAAAAGCAGATGAATTGATTGAGGAAGCGAGAAAACGCACTTCCCTCATCTTCGTCGATTTCCATGCCGAGGCAACTAGCGAAAAGCAGGCGATGGGCTGGTATCTTGATGGAAGAGTTTCCGCCGTGGTCGGGACGCATACTCATGTCCAGACAGCAGATGAGAGGATTTTGCCCTCTGGTACAGCCTTTCTGACCGATGTAGGCATGACCGGGCCTTATGATGGTATATTGGGAGTAGAAAAAGAAGCAGTACTTAGAAGGTTCATGACAAGCCTGCCAACACGCTTTGAAGTAGCCAAGGATGGAAGAAACCAGCTATCTGCAGTATTGATAGATTTGGACAAGAAAACTGGCAAGGCAGTGAAAATCCAGAAAATCCTGATTAATGAAGATCATCCTTTTTATGAGTAA
- a CDS encoding dipeptidase, translated as MKIFDAHCDVLYKLFVDPTLDFSKSTELQVNLERLEVSNTKVQLFAIYVPESVHPDLKFEAALRMADLFYERVLKPHPHLKLVKDRGDIDQLAENEIGAVLTLEGCDAIGQDLLKLRTLLRLGVCSVGLTWNYGNYVADGALEERGAGLSRFGRQVVQLLNETGTPCDVSHLSEQGFWDVMDRADHVFASHSNCYSLCQHPRNLKDDQIKALIDRDSVIGVTFVPEFLSGKKDSASIQDVLRHLDHICSLGGENHVGFGSDFDGIEFSVRNLEGNEQYENLWNELQKYYSDIQVNKFLYKNMASRLPVQSR; from the coding sequence ATGAAAATCTTTGATGCTCATTGTGATGTTCTATATAAATTATTCGTTGATCCAACGCTTGATTTTTCTAAATCTACGGAACTGCAGGTGAATCTTGAAAGGCTGGAGGTTTCGAATACCAAAGTCCAGTTATTTGCCATCTATGTTCCTGAATCCGTTCACCCTGACCTGAAATTTGAAGCTGCACTAAGAATGGCAGATTTATTTTATGAGAGAGTCCTGAAGCCCCATCCTCACTTAAAGCTGGTAAAAGACAGAGGAGACATTGACCAGCTTGCTGAGAATGAAATAGGGGCTGTTCTGACACTTGAGGGGTGTGATGCAATTGGACAAGATTTATTGAAATTGCGAACCTTGTTGAGGCTTGGAGTGTGTTCTGTAGGCCTGACATGGAACTATGGAAACTATGTGGCAGATGGGGCCCTGGAAGAGCGGGGAGCGGGCCTCTCAAGGTTTGGCCGTCAGGTTGTCCAGCTGCTGAATGAAACAGGGACACCCTGTGACGTTTCACATTTATCTGAACAGGGATTTTGGGATGTTATGGATAGAGCTGATCATGTGTTTGCATCCCATTCAAACTGTTATTCGCTTTGCCAGCATCCTCGAAACCTTAAGGATGATCAGATCAAAGCACTAATTGATCGGGATTCCGTAATAGGTGTTACCTTTGTGCCAGAGTTCTTGTCAGGTAAAAAGGATTCTGCTTCCATTCAGGATGTCCTCCGCCATCTTGATCACATTTGTTCTCTCGGAGGAGAAAATCATGTGGGTTTTGGGTCGGACTTTGATGGAATTGAATTTTCAGTGAGGAATCTCGAAGGCAATGAGCAGTATGAAAACCTTTGGAACGAACTGCAAAAATATTATTCTGATATACAAGTGAATAAGTTCCTATATAAGAATATGGCTTCAAGACTGCCTGTGCAAAGTCGCTGA
- the miaB gene encoding tRNA (N6-isopentenyl adenosine(37)-C2)-methylthiotransferase MiaB has protein sequence MNENQRLEGQQVQTGNSSDKKSSKDYSKYFESVYTAPSLKDAKKRGKEEVKYHKDFDIPEEFIGMGQGRKFYIRTYGCQMNEHDTEVMAGIFLGLGYEPTDSVEDANVILLNTCAIRENAENKVFGELGHLKHLKREKPDLLLGVCGCMSQEESVVNKILKTYNQVDMIFGTHNIHRLPNILQEAYMSKEMVVEVWSKEGDVIENLPKVRKGNIKAWVNIMYGCDKFCTYCIVPYTRGKERSRRPEDIIQEVRQLAAQGYQEITLLGQNVNAYGKDFTDIEYGLGDLMDEMRKIDIPRVRFTTSHPRDFDDHLIEVLAKGGNLMDHIHLPVQSGSTDVLKIMARKYTREQYLELVRKIKAAIPNVTLTTDIIVGYPNETDEQFEETMSLVREVGYESAYTFIYSPREGTPAAKMQDNVPMEVKKERLQRLNALVNEQSAQSMKKYQDQIVEVLVEGESKNNPDVLAGYTSKLKLVNFVGPKSAIGKIVKVKITDAKTWSLNGEMVEEIQPVEVK, from the coding sequence ATGAACGAGAATCAACGCTTGGAAGGACAGCAAGTACAGACTGGGAATTCTTCGGACAAAAAATCCAGCAAGGATTACAGCAAGTACTTTGAATCGGTATATACAGCTCCTTCCCTGAAGGATGCGAAAAAACGCGGCAAGGAAGAAGTCAAGTACCACAAGGACTTCGATATCCCTGAAGAATTCATTGGAATGGGCCAGGGACGCAAATTCTACATCCGCACATATGGCTGCCAGATGAATGAGCATGATACAGAAGTCATGGCTGGTATTTTCCTTGGCCTTGGCTATGAGCCTACGGACAGCGTCGAGGATGCAAATGTCATCCTTCTGAATACATGCGCAATCAGGGAAAATGCTGAAAACAAGGTGTTTGGTGAACTAGGCCATTTAAAGCATCTAAAAAGAGAAAAACCTGATCTCCTATTGGGAGTTTGCGGCTGCATGTCCCAGGAGGAATCGGTCGTCAATAAAATTCTCAAAACATATAACCAGGTTGATATGATTTTTGGTACACATAATATCCATCGCCTGCCGAATATTCTGCAGGAAGCTTATATGTCCAAAGAAATGGTTGTTGAAGTCTGGTCCAAGGAAGGAGACGTCATTGAAAACCTTCCGAAGGTCCGCAAAGGGAATATCAAGGCATGGGTCAACATTATGTATGGATGCGACAAGTTCTGCACATACTGCATCGTTCCTTATACACGAGGCAAAGAGCGAAGCCGCCGCCCGGAAGACATCATCCAGGAAGTCCGCCAGCTTGCAGCCCAGGGCTATCAGGAAATTACCCTGCTTGGCCAGAATGTAAACGCGTATGGTAAAGATTTTACAGACATCGAGTATGGTCTAGGTGACCTGATGGATGAAATGCGCAAGATCGATATCCCGCGTGTCCGTTTTACAACAAGCCATCCTCGTGATTTTGACGATCACCTGATTGAAGTGCTGGCTAAAGGCGGAAACTTGATGGATCACATCCATCTGCCTGTACAGTCAGGTTCTACTGATGTATTGAAGATTATGGCGCGAAAGTACACCAGGGAACAATATCTGGAGCTCGTGCGCAAGATCAAGGCAGCAATCCCTAATGTTACATTGACAACAGATATTATCGTAGGATATCCGAACGAGACAGATGAGCAATTCGAAGAAACAATGTCTCTTGTCCGTGAGGTAGGCTATGAATCAGCCTATACATTCATTTACTCTCCAAGGGAGGGCACACCTGCTGCTAAAATGCAGGATAATGTCCCGATGGAAGTGAAAAAAGAACGCCTGCAGCGCCTGAATGCACTTGTGAACGAGCAATCCGCGCAGTCCATGAAGAAGTATCAGGATCAGATTGTTGAAGTTCTGGTTGAAGGCGAAAGCAAAAACAACCCAGATGTTCTTGCAGGGTATACCAGCAAGCTGAAGCTTGTCAATTTCGTCGGTCCGAAGTCTGCAATCGGCAAAATCGTCAAGGTGAAAATCACAGATGCAAAAACATGGTCATTAAACGGGGAAATGGTAGAAGAAATACAACCAGTTGAGGTGAAGTAA